In Helianthus annuus cultivar XRQ/B chromosome 3, HanXRQr2.0-SUNRISE, whole genome shotgun sequence, a single window of DNA contains:
- the LOC110931474 gene encoding uncharacterized protein LOC110931474, producing MGCTTVTRVRDWQGVEYGFNFRAYEDIFQGEALNALSVDVAGSVISCGDLEIFDRPPKETKKMNFDIEDLDGKVLQCTVWNDYALQIKDFISKVPPHEHVIVVIQHGKCKEWKGEYTVQSDKFATLIFLNQEIDEVDELRRR from the exons ATggg ATGCACAACTGTTACTCGTGTGAGAGATTGGCAAGGTGTTGAGTATGGTTTCAATTTCAGAGCTTATGAAGATATTTTTCAAGGAGAGGCGTTAAACGCTTTGAGTGTTG ATGTTGCTGGATCTGTGATTTCTTGTGGAGATCTTGAAATCTTTGATCGACCTCCAAAGGAGACTAAGAAGATGAATTTCGATATTGAAGATTTGGA TGGTAAGGTTTTGCAGTGTACTGTGTGGAATGATTATGCTCTGCAGATTAAGGACTTCATTTCTAAAGTCCCACCTCATGAGCATGTGATAGTTGTTATACAGCATGGAAAGTGTAAGGAATGGAAAG GTGAATATACTGTTCAAAGTGACAAGTTTGCAACACTAATTTTTCTGAATCAAGAAATTGATGAAGTTGATGAGCTAAGGAGGAGGTAA